In one window of Kosmotoga pacifica DNA:
- a CDS encoding carbohydrate kinase family protein, with protein MKKVVIVGELLIDMISEEYVDDLSEARVFRRYFAGSPGNLAVNLKSLNIEPVLLASVGNDSFGKGYLRWLKEKNIDTSFIRIADQPTSIVIISKSKDTPQFIPIRGADYLLELPEDPDSLFMKVAFLHLTSWPLSMKPARETAKILLKMAAKKDVKICLDPNFRELLWEKGHDGRAFLKEIMKSVYLAKPSLDDSFHIFGKGSPERYVELFHSYGVENVVLTLGAEGVLISNGRTSMHIPAFAKNVVDTTGAGDAFWSGLYYGLLQGFDVFDAAKLGNAAAAFRIEHEDKSVPLPEFSQLKIIAEMGMTS; from the coding sequence ATGAAGAAAGTAGTTATAGTAGGTGAGTTGTTGATCGATATGATTTCTGAAGAATATGTTGATGACCTTTCAGAGGCCAGAGTGTTCAGAAGGTACTTTGCAGGCTCTCCTGGAAACCTTGCAGTCAATCTCAAGAGTCTAAACATTGAGCCGGTACTGCTGGCTTCTGTCGGAAACGACTCCTTCGGTAAGGGATATCTTCGGTGGTTGAAGGAGAAAAACATAGATACTTCCTTCATTAGAATAGCCGATCAACCAACCAGCATAGTTATCATTTCAAAATCTAAGGATACACCACAATTCATACCGATCAGAGGTGCTGATTATCTACTGGAGCTACCTGAAGATCCTGATAGTTTGTTCATGAAAGTGGCTTTTTTGCACCTCACGAGCTGGCCTTTATCTATGAAGCCTGCCCGCGAAACGGCGAAAATTCTATTGAAAATGGCTGCAAAAAAGGATGTTAAGATCTGTCTCGATCCTAACTTCAGAGAACTCCTCTGGGAGAAAGGGCACGACGGACGAGCCTTTCTGAAAGAGATAATGAAAAGTGTTTATTTAGCCAAACCTTCCCTGGACGACTCATTTCACATCTTTGGGAAAGGATCTCCAGAAAGATATGTCGAACTATTCCACAGCTATGGTGTGGAGAACGTGGTCCTAACCCTTGGTGCTGAAGGAGTCCTGATTTCCAACGGCAGGACTTCAATGCATATACCAGCGTTCGCTAAAAACGTTGTGGATACCACAGGTGCCGGTGATGCTTTCTGGAGTGGACTGTATTATGGCCTGCTTCAGGGATTTGATGTTTTTGATGCAGCTAAGCTTGGTAACGCTGCGGCCGCATTCAGAATAGAGCATGAAGACAAATCCGTTCCATTACCTGAGTTTTCTCAACTAAAAATAATCGCAGAAATGGGGATGACATCGTGA